The following proteins are encoded in a genomic region of Thunnus maccoyii chromosome 8, fThuMac1.1, whole genome shotgun sequence:
- the LOC121901671 gene encoding girdin-like isoform X1: protein MCKEIEGLKKQNSEVQIKLNDFEIERTTLHQKIEELNINVAEKETMRQQNDTLQKEVLQLKDSLWNYNVLKQENLLLRQGHDMQHTLRKLNTTFQTEKNSMIRQIFSLQEETQQQKKKFLNENDAMKKKKFLQQQVLKANKILQEFKVFEHNYYIMKQESESMSEQNKALEQELQEVKTRLCNGDQAMRQKNEALREKAQELKNVLVEELRGFEHNYNEMSQKNTSMRQKNTTLEQELQEVKKTLQKLKVFEDHCDIVKTENESLQQQVQELTKNLRDAQEAMRQKDGALQQQVQELKSILQQLKAFECNCNAMKQENESLSQVNKARQEEVDNRKGPVCR, encoded by the exons ATGTGCAAAGAAATTGAGGGTcttaaaaaacagaacagtgaggtgcagattaaattaaatgactTTGAAATTGAGAGGACGACCTTGCACCAAAAAATTGAGGAGCTGAACATAAATGTGGCAGAGAAAGAGACCATGAGGCAGCAAAATGACACTCTGCAAAAAGAAGTTCTGCAGCTAAAAGACTCACTATGGAACTATAATGTATTGAAACAAGAAAACTTGCTTTTGAGACAAGGACATGACATGCAGCACACCCTTCGGAAACTGAACACAACGttccaaactgaaaaaaacagcatgatACGGCAAATTTTCAGCCTACAAGAGGAAACGCAACAGCAGAAGAAAAAGTTTCTAAATGAGAATGatgccatgaaaaaaaaaaagtttctgcaACAACAGGTTCTGAAGGCAAACAAAATCCTGCAAGAGTTTAAAGTATTTGAGCATAATTATTACATAATGAAGCAGGAAAGTGAGTCTATGAGCGAACAAAACAAGGCCCTGGAACAGGAACTTCAAGAGGTCAAGACAAGGTTGTGTAATGGAGACCAAgcaatgagacaaaaaaatgagGCTCTTCGAGAAAAAGCTCAGGAGCTGAAAAATGTTCTGGTGGAAGAGCTCAGAGGCTTCGAACACAACTACAATGAAATGAGTCAAAAAAACACGTCTATGcgacaaaaaaatacaacccTGGAACAAGAACTTCAGGAGGTCAAAAAAACTCTGCAAAAACTAAAAGTCTTTGAAGATCACTGTGATATAGTGAAGACAGAAAATGAGTCCCTGCAGCAACAAGTCCAGGAACTCACCAAAAACTTGCGTGATGCCCAAGAGGCCATGAGACAAAAAGACGGGGCCTTGCAACAACAAGTTCAG GAACTCAAAAGTATTCTGCAACAACTCAAAGCCTTTGAATGCAACTGTAATGCAATGAAGCAAGAGAATGAGTCATTGAGTCAGGTAAATAAGGCCCGACAAGAAGAAGTTGATAACAGAAAAGGGCCCGTTTGCAGATGA
- the LOC121902282 gene encoding N-acetyllactosaminide beta-1,3-N-acetylglucosaminyltransferase 2 yields MARCYCRWRNLLICVCGPCICLALLFIYVAVMLCLSLNSTGMPTVLNPLHFVASGTFSNGSFAPLPKTFWEFHLHGNAFWNRLQLAIDRHFNPILRSKNTKKGFESSIVNDSLLRQSFSEVTNLDSTRRDFYKLPELMRDFVVHMNRRDYPVLLHPDAVCGAGAKDEREPPLLLLAIKTTELNFKNRQAIRRTWGQEGWVAGQRRNSSRGKADGGYVRRVFLLGKENPQELGVDVSHLLQLESKRYGDILQWDFSDTFFNLTLKDVLFWSWFSDVCDQTRFVFKGDDDVFVNTPRMISFLQDQLRKPQADKAMNDFMVGDVIGAALPNRVDKSKYFVPDSFYKGIYPTYAGGGGVVYSGLLAKRLHNVSKRIHLFPIDDVFVGMCMVRLNTHPIHHPAFLTFDFPDKDEEKLCAYHRILLVHKRSPTQMVKLWADMKKRQIRCWGVPLRAANKKENKKKL; encoded by the coding sequence ATGGCGCGGTGTTACTGTCGCTGGCGTAACCTGTTAATCTGTGTATGCGGTCCATGCATCTGCCTGGCCCTGCTGTTCATCTATGTCGCTGTCATGTTGTGTTTGAGCTTGAACAGCACAGGAATGCCAACAGTCTTGAATCCTCTTCACTTTGTGGCCTCAGGAACTTTTAGTAATGGGAGCTTTGCCCCACTGCCTAAAACTTTCTGGGAGTTCCACCTGCATGGAAATGCCTTTTGGAACCGACTACAGCTGGCCATCGACCGCCATTTCAACCCCATCCTGCGttccaaaaacaccaaaaaggGATTTGAAAGCAGCATCGTTAATGATTCCCTACTGAGGCAAAGTTTCTCTGAAGTTACTAACTTGGACAGCACGAGGAGAGACTTTTACAAGCTGCCAGAGCTGATGCGAGACTTTGTGGTACACATGAACAGGAGGGACTACCCAGTCCTCCTTCACCCAGATGCAGTATGTGGAGCTGGGGCAAAAGATGAGAGGGAGCCCCCACTGCTTCTTCTAGCCATCAAGACAACAGAGCTGAACTTCAAGAACCGACAAGCCATCCGAAGGACCTGGGGTCAGGAGGGTTGGGTGGCAGGACAGAGGaggaacagcagcagaggaaaagcaGACGGAGGATACGTCCGCAGGGTGTTCCTGCTAGGAAAAGAGAACCCTCAGGAGCTGGGCGTGGATGTGTCTCATCTACTGCAGTTGGAGAGTAAGCGTTATGGAGACATTCTGCAGTGGGATttcagtgacacatttttcaaCCTCACCTTGAAGGATGTGCTCTTCTGGAGCTGGTTCTCAGATGTTTGCGACCAGACTCGCTTCGTCTTTAAGGGGGATGACGACGTCTTCGTCAACACACCGAGAATGATATCCTTCCTCCAGGACCAGCTGAGGAAACCACAAGCTGACAAGGCTATGAACGACTTCATGGTCGGAGATGTCATAGGAGCGGCATTACCCAATCGAGTCGACAAGTCCAAGTACTTCGTCCCAGACAGCTTCTACAAGGGCATCTATCCTACATATGCAGGCGGGGGAGGGGTGGTGTACTCAGGCCTGCTGGCCAAACGCCTACACAACGTATCTAAAAGAattcacctgttccccattgACGATGTTTTTGTAGGGATGTGTATGGTTCGGCTTAACACACACCCCATCCACCACCCTGCCTTCCTTACGTTTGACTTTCCTGACAAGGATGAGGAGAAGCTGTGTGCGTACCACAGAATCTTACTGGTCCACAAACGAAGCCCCACCCAGATGGTTAAACTGTGGGCAGAcatgaaaaagagacagatacGGTGTTGGGGTGTGCCCCTGAGGGCGGcaaacaagaaggaaaacaaaaaaaaactgtag
- the LOC121901671 gene encoding girdin-like isoform X3: MCKEIEGLKKQNSEVQIKLNDFEIERTTLHQKIEELNINVAEKETMRQQNDTLQKEVLQLKDSLWNYNVLKQENLLLRQGHDMQHTLRKLNTTFQTEKNSMIRQIFSLQEETQQQKKKFLNENDAMKKKKFLQQQVLKANKILQEFKVFEHNYYIMKQESESMSEQNKALEQELQEVKTRLCNGDQAMRQKNEALREKAQELKNVLVEELRGFEHNYNEMSQKNTSMRQKNTTLEQELQEVKKTLQKLKVFEDHCDIVKTENESLQQQVQELTKNLRDAQEAMRQKDGALQQQVQELTKNLRDAQEAM, translated from the coding sequence ATGTGCAAAGAAATTGAGGGTcttaaaaaacagaacagtgaggtgcagattaaattaaatgactTTGAAATTGAGAGGACGACCTTGCACCAAAAAATTGAGGAGCTGAACATAAATGTGGCAGAGAAAGAGACCATGAGGCAGCAAAATGACACTCTGCAAAAAGAAGTTCTGCAGCTAAAAGACTCACTATGGAACTATAATGTATTGAAACAAGAAAACTTGCTTTTGAGACAAGGACATGACATGCAGCACACCCTTCGGAAACTGAACACAACGttccaaactgaaaaaaacagcatgatACGGCAAATTTTCAGCCTACAAGAGGAAACGCAACAGCAGAAGAAAAAGTTTCTAAATGAGAATGatgccatgaaaaaaaaaaagtttctgcaACAACAGGTTCTGAAGGCAAACAAAATCCTGCAAGAGTTTAAAGTATTTGAGCATAATTATTACATAATGAAGCAGGAAAGTGAGTCTATGAGCGAACAAAACAAGGCCCTGGAACAGGAACTTCAAGAGGTCAAGACAAGGTTGTGTAATGGAGACCAAgcaatgagacaaaaaaatgagGCTCTTCGAGAAAAAGCTCAGGAGCTGAAAAATGTTCTGGTGGAAGAGCTCAGAGGCTTCGAACACAACTACAATGAAATGAGTCAAAAAAACACGTCTATGcgacaaaaaaatacaacccTGGAACAAGAACTTCAGGAGGTCAAAAAAACTCTGCAAAAACTAAAAGTCTTTGAAGATCACTGTGATATAGTGAAGACAGAAAATGAGTCCCTGCAGCAACAAGTCCAGGAACTCACCAAAAACTTGCGTGATGCCCAAGAGGCCATGAGACAAAAAGACGGGGCCTTGCAACAACAAGTTCAGGAACTCACCAAAAACTTGCGTGATGCCCAAGAGGCCATGTGA
- the LOC121901671 gene encoding girdin-like isoform X2, with product MCKEIEGLKKQNSEVQIKLNDFEIERTTLHQKIEELNINVAEKETMRQQNDTLQKEVLQLKDSLWNYNVLKQENLLLRQGHDMQHTLRKLNTTFQTEKNSMIRQIFSLQEETQQQKKKFLNENDAMKKKKFLQQQVLKANKILQEFKVFEHNYYIMKQESESMSEQNKALEQELQEVKTRLCNGDQAMRQKNEALREKAQELKNVLVEELRGFEHNYNEMSQKNTSMRQKNTTLEQELQEVKKTLQKLKVFEDHCDIVKTENESLQQQVQELTKNLRDAQEAMRQKDGALQQQVQELKSILQQLKAFECNCNAMKQENESLSQVNKARQEEVDNRKGPVCR from the exons ATGTGCAAAGAAATTGAGGGTcttaaaaaacagaacagtgaggtgcagattaaattaaatgactTTGAAATTGAGAGGACGACCTTGCACCAAAAAATTGAGGAGCTGAACATAAATGTGGCAGAGAAAGAGACCATGAGGCAGCAAAATGACACTCTGCAAAAAGAAGTTCTGCAGCTAAAAGACTCACTATGGAACTATAATGTATTGAAACAAGAAAACTTGCTTTTGAGACAAGGACATGACATGCAGCACACCCTTCGGAAACTGAACACAACGttccaaactgaaaaaaacagcatgatACGGCAAATTTTCAGCCTACAAGAGGAAACGCAACAGCAGAAGAAAAAGTTTCTAAATGAGAATGatgccatgaaaaaaaaaaagtttctgcaACAACAGGTTCTGAAGGCAAACAAAATCCTGCAAGAGTTTAAAGTATTTGAGCATAATTATTACATAATGAAGCAGGAAAGTGAGTCTATGAGCGAACAAAACAAGGCCCTGGAACAGGAACTTCAAGAGGTCAAGACAAGGTTGTGTAATGGAGACCAAgcaatgagacaaaaaaatgagGCTCTTCGAGAAAAAGCTCAGGAGCTGAAAAATGTTCTGGTGGAAGAGCTCAGAGGCTTCGAACACAACTACAATGAAATGAGTCAAAAAAACACGTCTATGcgacaaaaaaatacaacccTGGAACAAGAACTTCAGGAGGTCAAAAAAACTCTGCAAAAACTAAAAGTCTTTGAAGATCACTGTGATATAGTGAAGACAGAAAATGAGTCCCTGCAGCAACAAGTCCAGGAACTCACCAAAAACTTGCGTGATGCCCAAGAGGCCATGAGACAAAAAGACGGGGCCTTGCAACAACAAGTTCAGGAA CTCAAAAGTATTCTGCAACAACTCAAAGCCTTTGAATGCAACTGTAATGCAATGAAGCAAGAGAATGAGTCATTGAGTCAGGTAAATAAGGCCCGACAAGAAGAAGTTGATAACAGAAAAGGGCCCGTTTGCAGATGA
- the ctsf gene encoding cathepsin F, producing the protein MVLRYRPVILGLLALAACLSSVLGLGEDLDRPLFGPPGSPIRLQESDPGLQKALQFAEERYNRGSNAMHLRRVSRIVSASKQLVKGIRYTITVELSNTQCKKSTMLRTCDFYPEAHKLKTEVCLFEVWDVPWQGTSTLLKQKCQPKAEPQVEETNKVEDPSTSEPLEESVKLLGQFKEFMVKYNKVYSSQEEADRRLRIFHENLKTAEKIQSLDQGSAEYGVTKFSDLTEEEFRSTYLNQLLSQWTLHQPMKPASPARGPAPDSWDWREHGAVSSVKNQGMCGSCWAFSVTGNIEGQWFLKNGTLLSLSEQELVDCDGLDQACRGGLPSNAYEAIEKLGGLESESDYSYTGHKQRCDFTSGKVAAYINSSVELSKDEREIAAWLAENGPISVALNAFAMQFYRKGVSHPMKIFCNPWMIDHAVLMVGYGERKGIPFWAIKNSWGEDYGEQGYYYLYRGSNACGINKMCSSAVVN; encoded by the exons ATGGTGCTCAGATATCGTCCGGTAATCCTGGGGCTGCTGGCCTTGGCCGCCTGTCTGAGCTCTGTGCTGGGGCTAGGTGAGGACCTGGACCGGCCTCTGTTCGGGCCTCCCGGCTCTCCTATCCGACTGCAAGAGTCCGACCCAGGCCTGCAGAAGGCTCTGCAGTTCGCCGAGGAGCGCTACAACCGGGGCTCCAACGCCATGCACCTCCGCAGAGTGAGCCGGATCGTCTCCGCCAGCAAACAG CTGGTTAAAGGGATCCGCTACACTATAACAGTGGAACTGAGTAACACTCAATGTAAGAAAAGCACCATGCTCAGGACATGTGACTTCTATCCCGAAGCACACAAACTCAAG acGGAGGTGTGTCTGTTCGAAGTGTGGGACGTTCCCTGGCAGGGCACTTCAACTCTGCTTAAACAAAAGTGCCAACCTAAAG CCGAACCTCAAGTCGAAGAGACCAACAAGGTCGAGGATCCATCCACCAGCGAGCCTCTGGAG GAGTCTGTCAAGCTGCTGGGCCAGTTCAAAGAGTTCATGGTAAAATACAATAAGGTCTACAGCAGCCAGGAGG AGGCAGACCGTCGTTTGCGTATCTTCCATGAGAACCTGAAGACTGCAGAGAAGATCCAGTCTTTGGATCAGGGCTCAGCAGAGTATGGTGTCACCAAGTTCAGCGACCTAACCG AGGAAGAGTTTCGCTCTACTTACCTGAACCAACTACTGAGCCAGTGGACTCTTCACCAGCCAATGAAACCGGCCTCTCCTGCACGAGGCCCCGCCCCTGACAGCTGGGATTGGCGAGAACATGGAGCTGTCAGTTCTGTTAAGAACCAG GGTATGTGTGGATCTTGCTGGGCATTTTCTGTCACAGGCAACATTGAAGGCCAGTGGTTTCTGAAAAATGGAACATTACTGTCATTGTCTGAACAAG AGCTGGTTGACTGTGATGGGCTGGACCAGGCGTGCAGAGGCGGGCTGCCATCAAATGCTTACGAAGCCATTGAGAAGCTGG GTGGTCTGGAGTCAGAGAGTGACTACTCGTACACCGGGCACAAGCAGAGGTGTGACTTCACCAGCGGGAAGGTGGCCGCCTACATCAACAGCTCTGTGGAGCTTTCTAAAGATGAGAGAG AAATTGCAGCTTGGCTGGCTGAGAACGGACCAATCTCTGTTGCTCTGAATGCCTTTGCCATGCAG TTTTACAGGAAGGGTGTGTCTCATCCTATGAAGATCTTCTGCAACCCCTGGATGATCGACCACGCTGTGCTGATGGTGGGATATGGAGAAC gTAAAGGTATCCCATTCTGGGCCATCAAAAACAGCTGGGGGGAGGATTATGGAGAGCAG GGTTACTACTACCTATACAGGGGGTCCAATGCATGTGGGATCAACAAGATGTGCTCATCTGCTGTAGTCAACTAA
- the eif1ad gene encoding probable RNA-binding protein EIF1AD, with the protein MSQATKRKHVVKEVLGDFVTPTENQQIVKVISSRGNNLHETVTAQGETFLVSMPTKFRKNIWIKRGDYVIVDPIEEGEKVKAEINFILYKDHIQYLQKQQLWPEGFNEEPPAQDKTNKQQDEEKDEAEDVSDSEDDESDLFVNTNRCNYQYSESEEEDSEDEDEEERTENGS; encoded by the exons ATGTCACAGGCCACCAAACGCAAACATGTTGTCAAGGAGGTTCTTGGAGACTTTGTCACGCCCACAGAGAACCAGCAGATTGTGAAG GTTATCAGTAGCCGTGGTAACAACCTCCATGAGACTGTCACGGCTCAGGGTGAGACCTTCCTTGTGAGCATGCCCACCAAGTTTCGCAAGAACATCTGGATCAAGAGAG GTGACTATGTGATTGTGGATCCTATTGAAGAAGGTGAGAAGGTGAAGGCAGAGATCAACTTCATTCTCTATAAAGATCACATTCAGTACCTGCAAAAACAGCAGCTCTG GCCAGAAGGTTTTAATGAGGAGCCGCCAGcgcaagacaaaacaaacaaacagcaagacGAGGAGAAAGACGAGGCAGAGGACGTTAGCGACTCTGAGGACGATGAGAGTGATCTGTTTGTGAACACCAACCGCTGTAACTACCAGTACAGCGAGAGCGAGGAGGAGGACAGTGAAGATGAGGACGAAGAGGAAAGGACAGAAAATGGTTCATAG